A region from the Deltaproteobacteria bacterium genome encodes:
- the tatA gene encoding twin-arginine translocase TatA/TatE family subunit, with the protein MFMPSWQELIPILIIVIIIFGAKKLPEIGSGLGKGIKSFKKSMKEINEEDVKKEDNNPKNEEVEAEKLEKKDTK; encoded by the coding sequence ATGTTTATGCCCAGTTGGCAAGAACTCATCCCTATACTGATCATAGTCATAATAATCTTTGGGGCAAAGAAATTACCGGAGATAGGATCAGGATTGGGCAAGGGAATAAAGAGTTTTAAAAAATCAATGAAGGAAATCAACGAAGAAGATGTAAAAAAAGAGGATAACAATCCTAAAAATGAGGAAGTTGAAGCAGAAAAGCTGGAGAAAAAGGATACTAAGTGA